The genomic segment AATTAGTTATCTTTCTAAAGATCGAGATAGATTTTCTCGATCTTTTTTATTCGATTAATTTCAAGACAGTGACTATGTTATCAAACAAAATAATGTATATCTTTATTACCCAATTAAAACTGAAAACGGTTATATAGGAAATGAATTTAAAGTTAAAGCTGAGGGTAATAAATTAAACATTGAACCAAGTGAAGAAGTAACTTTAAATGTTTTTACCCCATTTTCAGGAATGAGCAATCAAGAATTATTGATTGCTGAACCTTCTCTTGTAATTAAAGGTACATAGAATAAGTTGATGTTTTACATTCTTTCAGTAAAGTTGGTGGCTTTGATTAATACTATAGTCAAATAACGGGGTCAGTGAACTAAAGACGGGAAACCTTATATCAAGGTTCCCCTTTAGTTTATCTAAAAAAATATCAACATTGAAATTTAACAGAGCCTATTAAAAAGCACAATAAAAAAGACACTTGATTGTGTCTTTTTATGTTGTAAATTTATCTGCATATTCGATCCAGGAGGGTTTTCATTTCGAAAGAACTTTAAAAATTCACGGAGACAACCTACTGTTCCAATCATTGAGAGAAATTACTAATTATTTATTCGAGACAAAAATATATAATTATCGTCTAATAGGATAATAAGAAATTCATTGAGGGGGAAATGACATTGAAAAAAAATGGGATTAATTATGTTTTTTTTCCTCTTATTATTTGCTTTATCAGGGTGTGGGAATGACAAAGGAAACAGTATTGGTAAGAAAATTCAAGTGTCAAAGAATGTTAGCATGATAACATTAAAAGGTAACGGTACAGCAGTTTATTCAGAAACCGAAAAACGACTTATTGATAGAGAAATTATTCTTGAAGAAACTGAAGATATTGAAGTGATAATTAAGGCAATCGAAAATTCTACATCTCATTCTGGTCCAATGACTTCTGAAGGTGAAAACTTTAATCTAGTTTTTACAAATGAAGATAATACATCTGAAATACTACACTTGGTTATATTCTGATAGAGCTTCAAGAATTCAGAAAGCCAATGATGAAGGGGTAATTCAAATACTTAACAAGGAAGATGCACAAAACATCTCAAAAATATTGGCTGAAAAGTTACTGTAACAACTTCCGGTACAAATGAAAACATTTTTAAAGCATAAGGGAATTCAATCAAAGAGAATTCCCTTATTTCTTTTATTCTAAATTAACAATATCATTTGTTCTATGGCTATTCGTATTAAGGTGTTGAGAAGAGGGGGTAAATCCTATATATCATAAGAGTATATTAGAGAGGTTTCAGTTAGAAGTAATTATCATCAGGCATCTTAAAGAGGATGTAGAGATTTGGTCACCTACGGTTATTTCTGACCGTCAAATGGTAAAATAGTTTTATTCATTAACTTCAATTTTCCCAATTCTTCCTTGTGGTGGATTACTTTCTAAAACTTCACCATCTATCCAAACTTTAAACTCCTTACCCTTTTCAAAAATGTTTTGATCAACTGATCGTCCATAGCTAAGAATGATCTCTTCAGTGTATCCTTTGTCAAAAAAATTACCTTGTTCAATATCCATTAATATTTTTTTGTCCTCCACTTCTAATATTTTTCCGATAAAATCTGGTTCATCTGAATGTTCTTCGTTATTGTTACAGCCCAACAACAGAACAAATATTGCAAATACCAGAAAAGATATCCTCATTTTCATTGTGGGACCCTCCAATATTAATATTGCTCTAACTCTTTATTTATAATATTTACTGAGGAAAATGAACTCTAGAACTGCCCATTCAAGTTTTATTACCTTTTTTCGGGTTGGATACATAATTACTCTTTTGTTAACTATAATTTCATTTCAAAAAAATCTCTATTCTCATTAATCCAAAAATTCCCTCATACTTTTGTAATAATAATTTTTTTGAGGAAGGTGCTTTGGTTTACTTCTGTTATTGATACAAAAACACATAGTGTGATACCTACTTTACCTGTTGGAGGTGCAAGTGACACCTTATTTTCTCAACCCCTCGCTATCTCTCCTGACGGAAAAGTCGTTTATGTTGTACACGAAAGTAGTTTTAGCCTCTCTGTTTTTTCAATTGATGTAAAAACTCACTCTATTATTGCTACTATTTCACTAGGGGTTTCTCCAGGTGTTAATTTATCTTTCATCACCTTCTCGCCTGTAGGTAAATTTTTGTTTATATGGTTCTCAACGATCGTGAGACTATTACTGTCATTGATGAGAAACTCACTCTGTTATTTCTACTGTATTTATAGGGACACTTCCAGGTGATTTCTCTCCCGATGGTAAAGTCGTTTTATGCTACTTCTGATGGGCCAAATGTTTTGGTTATTGATGAAAACTCATTCTGTTATTGCTAGTATTTCTGTTGGTGTAACTCCTTTCAGATTGGCCTTCACTCCTAATTGCAAAGTTTTGTATGTTCTTGATGAAACTGCTGACACTATATTTATCTTTAATGTCAACACTCACTCTCTAATTGCTTCTACTCTTTTGAAAAAGCCCCTTTATGCATCGCCTTCACCCCTGACAGTAAGCTAGCTTATGTTACATGCATCAATGGTACTGTTCCTGTTATTGATGTAAAAACTCATTCTATAATTGCTAATGTTCCTGTAAGGTTTCCAAAATGTATTGACATCACTCCTGAAAGTAAACTCGCTTATGGAGTAACAGACTAGTAACCTTATTTCAAAATAAGTCTTATAAGTAAAAATCATTCACGGTTTCACCCACAGGGTCTTAGCTAATTCTTATATACCATGTTGATTACTTACCCTGCATATAGAAATTTAAAAATCCCCCTCCTAAAACGGAAAAGGGATTTGATAAGTTTTTATATAGTCTGAGTCAGCAAATTAAGCCAGTTTCTGCAGGTTATAACCTATTAAATATTTAACGTTATTCCACAAACTGTCCCTAAAATGAATAATGGCACATATCTATATTTCAGATATGCGCCATTTTGTGGAAGATCGCTATAGATTGTAGAAGTTGTGATAAAAAAAATTAAACTAATTTTAATTTATTGATGTCAACCCTTTCCTTCTTTATTTATTTCCATTAAAATTAATGTGCAGTAACTCTTTATAGTAATGGAGGGAAATTAATGAAGCAACCTAACCCAATTTCACCAATACTAAATACTATTAAATCAAAAGAAAAGTTTAAGAAAGGTTTATTTATTGCAATAATTGTCACTCTTATTGGATTCTCTTATATATATTTCACAAACTATAATACGAATTGTTCTTGTACTGATATCGAAGAGACTCCAGCAAACCCACAAGATTCACCTAAGTAAATATATCAACAAGAAGCTCCTTTCTCCAAGAAAGCGCCAGATTGTGGAATAATGAAAAGGTATGCTTTTAAATATATCCAGTAAACTATTAGAACTCATCAATATCAGAAATTATATGTTTTAATACTTCAATAGATTTTATTGGTTCTCCATCAAGCTCTAAACTGTGATTTCCACCCTCAACCACTTTTAATATAAGATTTGGATTATTCTTCAATTTTTCAAACCGTTCTACAATGAAGCAACTATCTTTATCTCCAATAATACAAAATCCTTTATTATCACTGTTAACCATTTTGTTAAATACGTCATCTCTTTGCAGTAATGGAGTCAACCATATTACTTTTACATCCTTCAACATTTTATTTTCAAGCAGATAACTCAATGCTATTGTTCCTATTGATTTAGCCACTACATAACAATTACTATATGTCTTGTTCTTGATTGCATTGTCGATTGCAACTTGTACACCTTTTGCGAAATCAATTTCACTTAGATCAGACATTTCTTGACTACTAAATGTATAGTTAATGTGTAATACATCAAAACCTTTAGTGTAAAATAACCCTGTTGTAAAGTGTAACAATGGAGCTTGTGTTGTATAACCTGCCCCTGGTAAGACAATAACTAAATTTTTTGCTTCTTCATTTTGTTCTATTAATCTAAAAGGAATAGTCATCATTTTCTCACTCCATAAGGTTTTATAGTACTTATTCTTGAGTATAAGCAATATTCCTTCTGAAAGTATACTGCCTCTAAAGTTTAAGTACATAGCTTCACAATACGATCTGGCCCTAAGATGTAAAATGACGGTTGATATAGCTAATTCAATTAATTAATCTTTTAGCATGAAACTAATATAATTGAAGAATTAGGGGATTTTGTATAAAGTCTAAAGTCCCTAATTTATGTACAAAATTTAAGTCGAGCTTAAAAGAAAAGACGCGTTTCATTACAGAAATGCGCCATATCGTATTATAAGGTCATCTAGATTGATATTTTATTTAATAAAAAGGAGAAGTGATAAAGTATGGATCCAGTCATTGTCCTGGATGTTGCAAAAGGAGAAAGCTAAGTTCAGGTGTTTTTAGAAAAATATTGCACTACTTATAAAAGAATCAGGTTATACTGGTTGATTAACCTTCGTAATATAAGCTTAGCAAGAAGTATGGTTCAAGTCTTATCCCCTGTATCTTATCGTTAGTCCTTTTAAGAAATTCCGAGCGTACCGATCACCGCACACTTTGTAATTCTTATGGCCTTCTTTACGTAATAGGGCACCTAATTCCCCTTTTGTTATGATCACTCCAGCGTCTTCCAATATCTCGATCATATCCTCACTTGTCAACGAGAGCGCGATTTTCACTTTCTTTAGAAGAAGATTATTCACATGTTCATACGTTAATGCTGGTCGTTCTGGCTGTCCCGGCTTTGGATCTTGCTTTCCTCTTTTAAACGTGATAAAGCCGTTTAAAAAAGACTGAAACATCTCATCATCACATGGTATTTGATCTCCATTGTCATCAAAAACGTCACTATCCTCTGTTTTTGTGAGCACCTTCAGCACTTCTTCTTTTGAGAGATTTATTCCACCAAGCTTGAATATCTCTACCATCTCTATATTCTTGATATCCAGCGCGTATCGTAATCGAATTAAAATATCGTTATTATCTATATTCATTTATAGACCTCCTGAAATTTTTCATGTGTCCATCTCTAAGATTAATCTTATAACAGGGATGTATTTTAAATCGTGACACTGAATCATTAGCTTACCACTTTATGGACTTGTTTTATAGTATGACTTGAATGCAAAAATCTGTTTGTCTAATTACAATCCACTTTGTATTACACTATTTCCCCTTTACAATCGATTAGGTATATATTTGGATTATTCGTTTTACTATTAACCCATTCAGGAAAAGAAGTATCTTTACCATTTAAAAATTGTTCAAAGAAAGCAATAGTTAGTTCATTTATTGTATCGTGAACTACTTTTACTGATTCATCTAGATTATCATTATGGTTAAAAATTACTGGTACATCAGTAAATGACATGTGATCTGAGTCTTTTATCTTAAGAAATAATTTATCCCCTGTTAAAACATCGTATAATAATTGTTGACCATTACTATATGCCTCTGCAATCTCATTACTCCAGACTTGTTTCATTTGCTCATAGGATGATTTTTCTTGTCGAATTGACATGAAGGGTTTATCTATTTTCTTTTCATGAGAGATTAAATGCAAACTGCCATCCAGTATAATTCCTGCTTTAATTCGTACATCTCTTTTAGCCAGCTCATATATTGTTGCTCCGCCCAATGAGTGTCCAATAACTCCAACCCTATTTAAATCAAATCTCCTTCTAAAAAAGGTATCCGTTTCGTTCCACACAGATAAAGAATCTAACAATAAAGAGATATCATCAATTCTTATGTCAATTAGTTGTTTTAGAAACGTAAAATTAGTTGATGGTGAATCTTGGACAATTTTACTCTGATATACTATCTCTTTATTTGGAAACACAGTAAATAAAGTATCACATGTTGATCCCACTGTAACCACAATATAACCCTCTAAGACGAGTCTACTTATATTAAAAAGATACATATCTCTATCAATTCCCATACCAGGAGAATATATAATAACAGGAGAGTTGATATAGTTTTCAGAAATAGGTGCATCATTATAGCAGTTTATAGTTAAA from the Bacillus sp. SM2101 genome contains:
- a CDS encoding DUF3221 domain-containing protein, producing MKMRISFLVFAIFVLLLGCNNNEEHSDEPDFIGKILEVEDKKILMDIEQGNFFDKGYTEEIILSYGRSVDQNIFEKGKEFKVWIDGEVLESNPPQGRIGKIEVNE
- a CDS encoding alpha/beta hydrolase — translated: MTIPFRLIEQNEEAKNLVIVLPGAGYTTQAPLLHFTTGLFYTKGFDVLHINYTFSSQEMSDLSEIDFAKGVQVAIDNAIKNKTYSNCYVVAKSIGTIALSYLLENKMLKDVKVIWLTPLLQRDDVFNKMVNSDNKGFCIIGDKDSCFIVERFEKLKNNPNLILKVVEGGNHSLELDGEPIKSIEVLKHIISDIDEF
- a CDS encoding DUF1456 family protein, with translation MNIDNNDILIRLRYALDIKNIEMVEIFKLGGINLSKEEVLKVLTKTEDSDVFDDNGDQIPCDDEMFQSFLNGFITFKRGKQDPKPGQPERPALTYEHVNNLLLKKVKIALSLTSEDMIEILEDAGVIITKGELGALLRKEGHKNYKVCGDRYARNFLKGLTIRYRG